Proteins from a genomic interval of Watersipora subatra chromosome 10, tzWatSuba1.1, whole genome shotgun sequence:
- the LOC137405784 gene encoding thyrotroph embryonic factor-like, with translation MSSGYNLRALLENEKLYSTLANFAGNNNCDIDGKALCGDQPKNSHGSVAPIINPGAASLQLLDNPWQNHGQDDFDLEYMDLDEFLTETGLVDTVFSDIPAPTRSPDTPNHCVQSPTSCASPSDVNSNGIQGNVEQVCSSQSSLERLLMGDSPSPVLASVPYAPATPITREDGSPRVTTPTSLTDSSPQTVTVNEVSLPSMKEEETTSVPKAGTKADTSCDVVMKRKYSDDGEGLTATSVMVVPGRDGFNPAEAKFAPEDLQPQPIIRKSRKQFVAEDNKDEKYWKRRNQNNVAAKRSREARRAKENQIIMRAGFLESENSRLTEENSKLLAENKLLQELVRKLEGSASG, from the exons ATGTCTTCTGGATACAATCTTCGTGCTTTACTTGAAAACGAAAAATTATATTCGACACTTGCAAACTTTGCTGGAAATAATAACTGTGATATTGACGGCAAAGCTTTATGTGGTGATCAACCCAAAAACTCACACG GCAGTGTAGCACCTATCATAAACCCAGGAGCAGCCAGTTTGCAACTACTGGACAATCCCTGGCAAAATCATGGGCAAGATGATTTTGATCTGGAATATATGGATTTGGATGAATTCCTCACTGAAACTGGCTTGGTTGACACAGTATTTAGTGACATACCTGCACCAACACGAAGTCCTGACACTCCGAATCATTGTGTCCAGTCACCAACATCTTGCGCCTCCCCTTCCGATGTCAATTCCAATGGTATTCAAGGCAATGTTGAGCAG GTGTGTTCATCACAGAGCAGTCTTGAGAGACTTTTAATGGGTGACAGCCCCTCTCCTGTCCTCGCCAGTGTGCCATATGCCCCAGCCACACCCATAACGCGTGAGGACGGGAGTCCACGTGTAACCACACCCACAAGTCTTACAGATTCAAGTCCTCAGACCGTGACGGTCAATGAAGTATCCCTTCCCTCAATGAAggaagaggagacaacttcagTCCCCAAAG CGGGCACAAAGGCTGACACGAGCTGCGATGTAGTTATGAAAAGGAAGTATTCTGATGATGGTGAGGGTTTAACAGCAACATCTGTGATGGTCGTCCCTG GCAGGGATGGGTTTAACCCTGCAGAAGCCAAGTTTGCACCTGAGGATCTCCAGCCACAACCTATTATCAGAAAGTCTCGCAAG CAATTTGTGGCTGAAGACAACAAAGACGAGAAATACTGGAAAAGGCGAAATCAGAACAATGTAGCGGCGAAGAGATCGAGGGAGGCTCGACGGGCTAAAGAGAACCAGATCATCATGAGAGCTGGTTTCCTAGAGTCTGAAAATTCTAGACTGACGGAGGAGAACTCGAAGCTGCTTGCAGAGAATAAACTTCTCCAGGAGTTGGTGAGGAAGTTGGAAGGCAGCGCAAGCGGCTAA